The following coding sequences are from one Panicum hallii strain FIL2 chromosome 5, PHallii_v3.1, whole genome shotgun sequence window:
- the LOC112894007 gene encoding ethylene-responsive transcription factor RAP2-10-like yields the protein MRRAERGDEQEAERRRGYKGVRRRRWGKWVSEIRVPGTRGRLWLGSYATPEAAAVAHDTAVYFLRGGAGAGVAGGGDVAALNFPERAAAAYGAGAGVGSAGAGAGRLSPQSVQRMASDAGMAADAQLVAARDGARAPAHGHVDCTGIGNAQGGGPSARPRDQDADAYTSRARATSNSAGASREQQHPVSGEISVDDIEVLV from the coding sequence ATGAGGCGGGCGGAGCGGGGCGACGAGCAggaggcggagcggcggcgcgggtacaagggcgtgcggcggcggcggtggggcaaGTGGGTGTCGGAGATCCGGGTGCCCGGCACGCGGGGGCGCCTGTGGCTCGGCTCCTACGCCACGcccgaggccgccgccgtcgcgcacGACACCGCCGTCTACTTCCTccgcggcggggccggcgcgggcgtcgccggcggcggcgacgtcgcggcgctcaacttccccgagcgcgccgcggccgcgtacggcgcgggcgcgggcgtcgGCAGCGCCGGGGCCGGCGCGGGCCGACTGTCGCCGCAGTCCGTGCAGCGCATGGCGTCGGACGCCGGCATGGCCGCCGACGCGCAGCTCGTGGCGGCGCGGGACGGCGCTCGCGCGCCCGCGCACGGGCACGTGGATTGCACCGGCATTGGCAACGCGCAAGGCGGCGGCCCGAGCGCACGGCCACGCGATCAGGACGCTGACGCGTACACGAGCCGCGCGCGTGCTACCAGTAACAGTGCGGGCGCGAGCAGGGAGCAGCAGCATCCTGTCTCCGGGGAGATTAGCGTGGATGACATAGAGGTTCTGGTGTAA